The following are encoded in a window of Telmatobacter sp. DSM 110680 genomic DNA:
- a CDS encoding VCBS repeat-containing protein, with the protein MKLMKSLTCLLVAASVSGMLCWSQSLRQDSRTGGESTKHDGGKLAIERHFESVQPQPRPQFGGALPGRELLQERRLSRARLEQRIKSIQAARPEVATQGAALPGILMRPALTTGALPTSVATGDFNGDGHPDFVVANGLTNDLWIYLGKGDGSFQLPRVVPLSKGLSPVCVIAADLRGKGTLDLVVAESDTSTIGVLLGNGDGTFGYETEYQLPESPSSLVVDDFRHDGKLDIAAVMVTNVNPGTTAVPYIAFLSGDGTGHFSAPVVTSNWGFYSTAWNLDSGDVDGDGLPDLLITGPGNENSQIFINNGDGSFTPGATVIANAQPSGPPLVLDGRLGDINGDGCADAVVADLNTMVWVALGDCTGKFSNPVPVYMGANNAAVRLNDVNGDGHLDIVTGAFPGFEGTSLGAYGGNSINVALGDGKGNFGTARTYVGTGQAYSIGIADFNGDGKKDFVTAESDADSATVYLNDGSGGFGFPQGIYAGVAGQITINAPYSSLSFADLNGDGKTDAFLLDDEGTNAELFAVAFLNDGTGRFTGPVTSDTGISWITNAQSDYRLGDFRNTGRLDMIAIGTNSSFSNASQYILYLKGNGDGTFAKAMPVTTTGAQGILTTGDFNRDGKLDFVAVDGSGSLTLTMFLGNGDGTFRSLAPVPFNTGAGTIGAIPLRAWTADFNRDGKLDVLLFASGNGYWTNQSALWEFDGNGDGTFQPLGNSLQDFNRLLWLT; encoded by the coding sequence ATGAAACTGATGAAGAGCCTGACCTGTCTGTTGGTTGCCGCATCTGTCAGCGGCATGCTGTGTTGGTCGCAATCTTTGCGGCAGGATTCGAGAACCGGCGGAGAGTCCACTAAGCATGACGGCGGAAAACTCGCTATAGAGCGGCACTTCGAGTCAGTGCAGCCGCAACCGCGACCGCAGTTTGGAGGTGCGCTGCCAGGGAGAGAACTGCTTCAGGAACGTCGTCTGAGCAGGGCTCGCCTGGAACAACGCATTAAGTCAATTCAAGCCGCCCGTCCGGAGGTTGCCACTCAAGGTGCGGCTTTGCCCGGCATACTGATGCGCCCGGCTCTCACTACTGGCGCTCTTCCGACGTCAGTCGCCACTGGCGATTTCAATGGTGATGGACACCCGGATTTCGTAGTCGCCAACGGACTGACCAACGACCTGTGGATTTATCTCGGCAAAGGCGATGGATCGTTCCAACTGCCGCGAGTGGTGCCTCTGAGCAAAGGATTGTCGCCGGTATGCGTCATCGCCGCGGATTTACGAGGCAAAGGTACCCTCGACCTGGTAGTTGCTGAATCTGACACTTCAACCATCGGCGTATTGCTCGGCAACGGCGACGGCACATTTGGCTACGAGACGGAATATCAACTTCCTGAATCGCCGAGTTCTCTTGTAGTCGATGATTTTAGACATGACGGCAAACTCGATATCGCAGCCGTGATGGTCACGAATGTCAATCCAGGGACAACTGCAGTACCCTACATTGCGTTCTTGAGTGGAGACGGCACCGGGCATTTCTCCGCTCCTGTGGTTACAAGCAATTGGGGCTTCTATAGCACTGCCTGGAACCTGGACTCGGGCGATGTGGATGGCGACGGGCTGCCCGACCTTCTCATCACCGGACCTGGTAATGAGAACTCCCAAATATTCATTAACAATGGGGACGGCAGCTTCACGCCTGGAGCCACTGTGATCGCAAATGCCCAACCTAGTGGCCCACCGTTGGTGCTCGATGGCCGGTTGGGCGATATCAACGGTGACGGCTGCGCCGACGCGGTCGTGGCGGATCTCAACACGATGGTGTGGGTCGCGTTGGGCGATTGTACGGGCAAATTTTCTAATCCCGTTCCTGTTTACATGGGCGCTAATAACGCCGCAGTGCGACTCAATGACGTGAATGGTGACGGTCATCTGGACATTGTCACTGGGGCCTTTCCAGGGTTCGAAGGAACGAGTCTAGGGGCGTATGGCGGCAACTCAATCAATGTCGCGTTGGGCGACGGAAAAGGCAATTTTGGCACCGCCCGCACTTACGTGGGAACGGGACAGGCATATTCCATCGGGATTGCGGATTTCAACGGCGACGGGAAGAAGGACTTCGTGACTGCGGAGAGTGATGCCGACTCCGCTACGGTGTACCTCAATGATGGGTCTGGTGGATTCGGATTTCCGCAAGGAATCTATGCAGGTGTTGCAGGCCAGATCACAATCAATGCGCCTTACTCCAGTCTCTCTTTCGCCGATCTCAACGGAGACGGAAAAACGGACGCCTTTCTACTTGACGACGAAGGCACGAATGCGGAACTGTTCGCGGTTGCGTTCCTCAACGATGGTACGGGACGGTTTACCGGACCCGTAACGTCCGATACGGGGATTAGCTGGATAACCAATGCACAAAGCGATTACCGGCTCGGCGATTTCCGCAATACCGGTCGCCTGGATATGATCGCCATCGGGACCAACTCCAGTTTCAGTAATGCTTCGCAGTACATTTTGTATCTGAAGGGCAACGGCGACGGAACATTTGCCAAGGCAATGCCTGTGACGACTACGGGAGCCCAGGGCATTCTCACCACGGGCGACTTCAACCGCGACGGAAAGCTCGACTTTGTGGCAGTGGACGGCTCGGGTTCACTTACATTGACGATGTTTCTGGGCAACGGCGACGGCACGTTCCGGAGTCTCGCGCCAGTCCCGTTCAACACAGGGGCTGGAACGATCGGAGCTATTCCACTGCGGGCCTGGACGGCCGACTTCAATCGTGATGGCAAGCTCGACGTTCTCCTATTTGCCAGCGGCAATGGTTACTGGACAAACCAATCAGCATTGTGGGAATTCGATGGCAACGGTGACGGCACCTTCCAACCCCTCGGCAACTCTTTACAGGATTTCAACCGCTTGCTTTGGCTGACCTGA